The stretch of DNA cccagtaatcaatcatagtaataaggtaatactcattttagacaaagaaacggataggtaatcagttcgtcaacgaaattataacacctacacttagtttgtttactatttaacgagggaaaataatccttactaatattataaatgcgaaagtaactctgtctgtctgtctgtctgtctgttacgctttcccgcttaaacctctcaaccgattttgattaaatttggcacagacaatctttagaccctgagaaagaaaataggataccttttattgcgaaaagaagtgacgaagagattgaaataggggttgaaagtttgtatgggatattttaattttaaaatataaatccatgaaactttatatttaagcacttgataaaaaataattaaacatttgttctagcgttgctgaaatttcgaccagtgagggggtgaaatgagggttgaaagtttgtatgggagttcgtcatttttggggataaaaccacgaaactttatatttaggaacttgataagaaataaaaaaacaatttgttaaagcgtttttgaaaattcgatctttgaggggatgaaataggtgttgaaattgtttatgaggttcgtcatttttcaagataaaaatattaaattttgtgtttaggcactaaataacaaacaaaaaatcgtttgttcaagcattttgaaatttttaccagtatgggggtgaaatacgggttgaatgtttgtatgggtattcgtcatttttgaagataaaaccatgaaacttggtacgtaggtctcttaggatgtgcagagtttttcaacaaacggattttccgaaattcgaacggaacggaacggattcggaacgggaactacgaagccaaactttttgtatacaaaatattaaccactgaacctaggaacatgatatttagtagttttgggtgtatcaagttaaaaaaatttggcttttgtagataaagttccttttaacgaatactctgcatcgccgccattgccgtcgttcgtcgtcgcgcacattcgccgaagtgtggcggcagtcaacggcgctgtcttgtggtgggggagcgcacgtggtgtatacgtggcctgctcgcgagtgtcgagtccaaacaatttctacattttaacaaataataacaaaatagcaaacgttgtgtacaaaaaagttttaaattaggtcattttaaaatatttttgtacacaacgtgacgctgacccctgtaagtgtcttggacataagggaccgataaatattcctaggtaatttctgccactcaatggaatacataggtactttataacgactgtaaacagatattttttattttttttaaatatacctacttactctcttttaatcacatgctataccgttccttttatataatccataatattcaaattaaaagtacgcagacgaagtcgcgggtaccagctagtataatatatataaaatattataataaatctgtagagaggtcaattctgtactgAGAAATATTTACCAGGGAATCACGGGAACCAGGGAGCACACAAGAAAACACGTCTAAACGCTTCTCGCCGTTTAATCGAAGAGAACTACCTTCGTACATAAATAATGAACTAGGACAAATCTACCTACATACATCACACCCTCACCCTTAATTGCTAAATATACAACATAACTTGAActgtaatatttatataaaacgaAACTCTTACACTACTTAATTTTGAAATAGTGTTAACTAAAATCTAGTGTGACAGTGCTTAAATACTAACATTAAcataacttatataaaaaaataattacttagtaGATAACTTTTATTACAACGGTTCTTAGATATCTACATTTAGATTTACAGCCTAGTCTATTTCAAACCCGTATCTTTGTACTGGGCGAAGTTTATCCCTGGGTCTTAGAATCGGTAGTGAGGGGGCCAACGGTGGAGCGGTGGGGGCCCGGCTGATCTGTGAACCTTGAGTGCTCAGCGGGGGCATCTCCTGTGTGGCACTCGCTGGACCAGATGGCTCAGGGGCTGGGTTTGCGTTACTGCCGTCACTCGCAACCAGTTCTTCCGGGGCAGCATCTCGTGTAGGCCACAAAGCAGACCAATTACGTTTAAGTTGATCGACATGCCTTTTAATAGGTGGACCGTGCTCCTGACCAATAACATACGCGCGCGAACCTATCGTTCCTTCTATCCTACCTGGCATCCATTTCTTCCCCCCTGTATAATCTCGAGCCAACACTGGCTCGCCTACCTGAAACCTTCTATCCGTGCCGCCTGAATATTCGATTTGCTTACGCTGTGCCTGTTGTACTCTATTTTCTACTTGACGTTCTCCTCTTAACAAGTCTAACCTTGACCGTAATGTTCGTCGTTGCAAAAGTACGGCCGGAGACACCCCAGTGGTAGCATGTTCCACGTTCCTA from Pectinophora gossypiella chromosome 3, ilPecGoss1.1, whole genome shotgun sequence encodes:
- the LOC126381134 gene encoding uncharacterized protein K02A2.6-like — encoded protein: MGIVKMKSIARSVMWWPGIDADIERTCRECGACAAEAAAPARASPQPWPYVTEPWSRLHVDFLGPFHGKTFFVLIDSTSKWLEVFLMPRTTASAVIKVLRETFARFGLPKEVVSDNGPPFSSKEYVDFMNTNGIKLTYSPIYHPSSNGAAEGAVKLCKRVLKKAMRERMDIDMALQAYLMAYRNVEHATTGVSPAVLLQRRTLRSRLDLLRGERQVENRVQQAQRKQIEYSGGTDRRFQVGEPVLARDYTGGKKWMPGRIEGTIGSRAYVIGQEHGPPIKRHVDQLKRNWSALWPTRDAAPEELVASDGSNANPAPEPSGPASATQEMPPLSTQGSQISRAPTAPPLAPSLPILRPRDKLRPVQRYGFEID